In Ovis canadensis isolate MfBH-ARS-UI-01 breed Bighorn chromosome 3, ARS-UI_OviCan_v2, whole genome shotgun sequence, one DNA window encodes the following:
- the LOC138437977 gene encoding polycystin family receptor for egg jelly-like, which yields MTCKLDPVRINRNDDKPVRLTRDMGDTFNATVILFCPVQEYYLRIWYIYPVPYVGAVPDWTKPMQKPPVKVDRSATVLTILPYSFTWGVYLFNFSVVVRTRDPRVPGQKDSDSIYVVIFRRPLNAVISGPSNITSNFTDGVTLNGNTSSDPEETDPLEKERLKFLWYCTTNPKDYDGQKITVISKEVCLPEQVDLKWTWASGPILTLSPETLQGGRVYFFRLVIQKTGRSAFADATLRMLQGEPVASISCIENCDQVLVLSERFSLSLDCTGCTAGRDVYQWSILTSSGQEVPFDWTGQTSTGRHGAYVSIKAFAFWRFKEDKFWISLNAATWSGVTLVLRYPFIIHHVPITIDCKIVPEKGISFITQFVVICTHFKHKNIVLTYKIIVPDVHGFGEISSLKENNFGSILYLGKNSTSPPSFLPVGVLDSHYALKIIAQAYNTSLGAFSQVNLYATVRPPTDVKSSTTVLEELSNFTTGPNSSLSALLQQQDFLNASYLIYVVASVMNSMKTDASLQADKIKLREHLFNQTLILPINTLVNISQVVMAVTKLTEKTSEISAFSQKLAIVRAWQASQALQDSHQRDKSISSEQIESVCTGILTTLSNILKLLVHYEVFEEPFHVVESLADTVLAVKVPENETTALRTSNFKMHVKKTEKWNVTKFFSTQKHCQNCFYPTLNVNSFASLPANAPISTMFCEFADDPFPWLNHGENILTQVVGFRMTGVEVTGDVIEMPPDAVEVYLIRKNLSFGTFNLTVGPSSEPYAVDESLAKTTGAFSFVVDSAAGRDVLIHILTDVSVLFTVSVYAGREITPKSFMTSYLVPHKIPPIANESDLFDPECPVKEARVVCLPAALVQVIAQRTNSSECTIAVVLQAPRFVLNPNNKLVRISVFSTECLDMLGIQSDWREDTCVVGEKTTWQRVHCMCKNPRRAKRQLDIIKQANLHLRTHYLTANVIVVPNPVDLRVEAVKNVTQNPVTLFTVLLIMLLYLILAFWALHRDETDQYLRNHVIVLLDNDPYDNVCYLVTVFTGSRCGSGTRANVFIQLHGTEGSSDVHCLSHPQFTTLYRGSICTFLLATQKDLGDIHSLRVWHNNEGRSPEWYLSRIKVENLFTRHIWLFMCREWLSIESSLDRTFQVTPPDKPLKKMDFFLIDFSYKLGRSHLWFSVFSGVISTPFNRLQRLSCCLAMLLSTLLCNIMFFNLEKENEGETQERRFTELILIGLKSAFITLPVQLVIKSLFIYSQRRPRVTLSEVTPRKHPLQRPASEHWEERLGNWHAYETAKASSQEPVSKRHRAKPKASVNVTSKRQPPAKQAESKVSLIKSKVSRTQSKVSRTQSKVSRTQSKVSRAQSKVSGKQHQVSHTQEKNINTNNPNIEDDTNVSEEKQPSQTRIVLPRWCVCIAWVLVFLICSISSFFIIFYGLSYSYEKSIAWLFASFCAFFLSVFLVQMSKIIFISAYRTSKAKYGKNLPWIGNYRFTEIKLHNTWKDPEKMQRTHANVMELRNSRMYQPLTQDEITIFKRKKRVKRRAFLFLIYILTHFIFLALLLSLVAVLRPTDSFYYNQFIRDQFSVDLAGVARLEDIYQWLNRVLLPLLHNDPNPTFFPDSSSKIFGLPLMRQLRAQPGEITCMPAKKFVEGSLKREIRCHPEYGIDPEDTKNYSGSWNRVSKRDTDQTAGGFTYRPPEKRWAYSSYGLLHTYGSGGYAFYFFPAEQQFNSTLRLSKLQKGHWLDEKTWSVIVELTTFNPDISLLCSVSVIFEVSQLGVVNTSLHAHSFSLAHFNRKYSADSAENYLYLAIFIFFLAYTVDEVYVITQERTAYVQSVYNLLNFALKCIFTLWIVLFFRKHFLAIGVVRAYLSNPEDFIPFHAVAQVDYTMRVILGFLVFLTILKTLRYSRVFYDVRLAQRAIQIALAGICHMALVVSVYFFVFMAFGYLVFGQHEWNYSDMIHATQTIFSYCVSAFKNTEFFNNRVLGVLFLSCFLLVMICILINLFRAVILSAYEEMKQPVYEEPSEEAEAMTYLCHRLRSAFCCLCFKPRAEDEPRFFINMVYGQPEKKSRRYLGLKTRNINGKKMVYLVV from the coding sequence ATGACCTGTAAATTGGACCCCGTGCGGATAAATAGGAACGACGATAAACCGGTGCGACTGACCAGGGACATGGGAGACACCTTCAATGCAACAGTCATCCTCTTCTGTCCAGTCCAAGAGTACTATCTGCGGATTTGGTATATCTATCCTGTGCCTTATGTAGGGGCCGTGCCTGACTGGACTAAACCTATGCAAAAGCCACCGGTCAAGGTAGATAGAAGTGCAACAGTGTTGACTATACTCCCATATTCTTTCACTTGGGGGGTGTATCTGTTTAATTTCTCGGTGGTTGTCAGAACGCGGGATCCCCGGGTTCCAGGGCAGAAGGACTCAGACAGCATCTATGTCGTCATTTTTAGACGTCCCCTGAATGCTGTTATTTCAGGGCCTTCCAACATCACAAGTAATTTCACAGATGGGGTGACTCTCAATGGAAATACGTCTTCTGATCCAGAGGAAACAGACCCTCTAGAGAAAGAGAGGCTCAAGTTTCTCTGGTACTGTACCACGAACCCAAAAGACTATGATGGACAGAAAATAACAGTGATAAGCAAGGAAGTGTGTCTCCCGGAGCAGGTTGACCTCAAGTGGACATGGGCCTCTGGTCCTATTCTCACCCTTTCTCCAGAAACACTTCAAGGTGGCCGTGTATATTTTTTCAGACTGGTGATCCAGAAGACCGGCAGGTCAGCATTTGCTGATGCAACGCTACGCATGCTTCAAGGAGAGCCAGTAGCAAGCATCTCATGTATTGAAAATTGTGACCAGGTTCTGGTTTTATCAGAGAGATTCTCGTTGTCTCTGGATTGCACAGGTTGTACAGCAGGCCGAGATGTCTATCAGTGGTCCATTCTGACGTCTTCAGGTCAGGAGGTGCCATTTGACTGGACGGGGCAAACTTCAACAGGACGGCATGGTGCTTATGTGTCTATAAAAGCTTTTGCTTTCTGGAGATTCAAGGAAGATAAGTTTTGGATTTCTCTAAATGCAGCAACTTGGAGTGGAGTCACCTTGGTCTTAAGGTATCCTTTCATTATTCACCATGTCCCTATAACCATAGACTGCAAAATTGTTCCAGAAAAAGGAATTTCCTTCATTACTCAGTTTGTTGTCATTTGTACTCATTTCAAGCATAAGAACATTGttcttacatataaaataatagttCCCGATGTACATGGTTTTGGTGAAATCAGTTCTTTGAAAGAGAATAACTTTGGATCCATCTTGTATTTGGGGAAGAATTCCACATCgcccccttcctttctccctgttGGTGTGTTGGACAGTCATTATGCCTTGAAAATAATTGCCCAGGCATATAATACCTCTCTGGGAGCTTTTTCCCAGGTGAACTTGTATGCCACTGTGCGGCCTCCCACTGACGTAAAGTCATCAACGACTGTGCTGGAGGAGTTATCCAACTTCACCACGGGACCAAATTCCTCCCTGTCCGCTTTGCTTCAACAGCAGGATTTTCTAAATGCAAGTTATTTAATATACGTAGTAGCTTCTGTCATGAATAGCATGAAAACTGACGCAAGTCTTCAAGCTGACAAAATTAAACTCCGAGAACACCTTTTCAATCAGACACTCATTCTTCCTATAAACACTTTGGTGAATATTAGCCAAGTGGTTATGGCTGTTACTAAATTAACAGAAAAAACCTCTGAGATCAGTGCATTCTCTCAGAAACTGGCCATAGTGAGGGCTTGGCAAGCAAGCCAAGCCCTCCAAGATAGTCATCAGAGAGATAAGAGCATTTCTTCTGAGCAAATAGAAAGTGTGTGCACTGGAATATTAACAACCTTGTCTAACATCCTGAAACTGCTGGTTCATTATGAAGTGTTCGAGGAGCCTTTCCATGTGGTTGAATCTCTAGCAGACACGGTACTGGCTGTGAAGGTGCCAGAGAATGAGACCACTGCCTTGAGGACCTCCAACTTTAAAATGCATGTCAAGAAAACCGAAAAGTGGAATGTTACCAAGTTCTTCAGCACCCAGAAGCACTGTCAGAATTGTTTTTATCCCACCCTAAATGTGAACAGCTTTGCtagtctgcctgccaacgctCCCATCTCCACGATGTTCTGTGAATTTGCGGATGACCCTTTCCCTTGGCTAAATCATGGGGAAAACATTTTGACCCAGGTGGTTGGATTCCGAATGACAGGAGTCGAGGTCACGGGTGACGTGATTGAGATGCCACCTGATGCAGTGGAAGTGTACCTCATCAGGAAAAACCTGAGCTTTGGAACTTTCAATCTCACGGTGGGACCCAGCTCAGAGCCTTATGCAGTGGATGAGTCATTGGCAAAGACGACAGGGGCGTTCAGCTTTGTTGTGGACAGTGCAGCAGGGAGGGACGTGTTGATCCACATCCTGACAGACGTGTCCGTCTTGTTCACGGTGTCTGTGTACGCGGGCCGTGAGATCACACCCAAGTCTTTTATGACCAGCTACCTGGTGCCCCATAAAATCCCTCCAATTGCCAACGAGAGTGACCTGTTTGACCCGGAGTGTCCGGTGAAGGAGGCCCGAGTGGTCTGCCTCCCGGCGGCCCTGGTGCAGGTCATAGCTCAGCGAACCAATTCCTCTGAGTGTACCATCGCTGTGGTTCTACAGGCACCTCGTTTTGTCCTAAACCCCAATAACAAGTTGGTGAGAATTTCTGTTTTCAGCACTGAATGTTTGGACATGCTTGGGATCCAGAGCGACTGGAGAGAAGACACCTGCGTTGTGGGAGAGAAGACCACTTGGCAAAGAGTGCACTGTATGTGCAAGAACCCACGGCGGGCCAAACGGCAGCTGGATATAATCAAACAGGCCAACCTTCACCTGCGTACCCACTATTTGACCGCCAACGTGATCGTGGTCCCTAACCCTGTGGATTTACGAGTGGAGGCCGTCAAGAACGTCACCCAAAACCCTGTGACTCTCTTCACGGTACTTCTCATTATGTTGTTGTACTTGATCCTTGCGTTCTGGGCCTTGCACAGAGATGAAACGGACCAGTATCTTAGGAACCATGTGATAGTTCTCCTTGATAACGATCCTTATGATAATGTGTGTTACCTAGTCACTGTTTTTACAGGAAGCCGTTGTGGTTCTGGCACCAGGGCCAATGTCTTTATCCAGCTGCATGGAACCGAAGGTAGCAGCGATGTGCACTGTTTAAGCCATCCACAATTTACAACTCTCTACCGAGGAAGCATCTGCACTTTCCTCCTAGCGACGCAAAAGGACTTGGGCGACATCCATTCCCTCCGCGTGTGGCACAACAATGAGGGCAGGTCCCCTGAATGGTATTTAAGTAGAATCAAAGTGGAGAATCTGTTCACCAGACACATCTGGCTCTTCATGTGCCGAGAATGGCTTTCTATCGAATCCTCTTTGGACCGAACCTTTCAAGTTACCCCCCCAGATAAGCCTCTCAAGAAAATGGACTTTTTCCTCATAGATTTTAGTTACAAGCTGGGGAGAAGCCACTTGTGGTTCTCCGTTTTTTCTGGTGTCATTTCTACACCGTTCAACAGGCTCCAGAGGCTGTCCTGTTGCTTAGCCATGTTGCTGTCCACGCTTCTGTGTAATATTATGTTCTTCAATCTAGAGAAGGAGAATGAAGGAGAGACACAAGAGCGGAGGTTCACCGAGTTGATTTTGATCGGATTGAAAAGTGCCTTTATTACCCTCCCTGTGCAGCTAGTGATCAAATCTTTGTTCATCTATTCCCAGAGGAGACCTCGGGTGACTCTAAGTGAGGTCACTCCTCGGAAACATCCTTTGCAACGGCCAGCAAGTGAGCACTGGGAAGAACGATTGGGAAACTGGCATGCCTATGAAACTGCCAAGGCAAGCTCCCAGGAGCCTGTGTCTAAGAGACATCGTGCAAAGCCCAAGGCTTCTGTCAACGTCACCTCTAAAAGACAGCCCCCGGCCAAGCAAGCAGAAAGCAAGGTCTCTCTCATCAAAAGCAAGGTCTCCCGTACCCAAAGCAAGGTCTCCCGTACCCAAAGCAAAGTCTCCAGAACTCAAAGCAAGGTCTCCAGAGCTCAAAGCAAGGTTTCCGGAAAACAacaccaggtctcccacacccaggaaaaaaatataaacactaaTAACCCAAATattgaagatgatacaaatgTTTCTGAGGAGAAGCagccttcccagaccaggattgTCCTGCCTCGATGGTGTGTTTGCATAGCCTGGGTATTGGTTTTTCTCATCTGCAGTATATCCTCCTTCTTCATCATATTTTATGGACTCAGTTACAGCTACGAAAAGTCAATAGCATGGCTGTTTGCATCATTTTGTGCATTCTTTCTGTCAGTCTTTCTAGTGCAAATgtctaaaattatatttatctcaGCCTATAGAACAAGTAAGGCCAAGTACGGTAAAAACCTTCCGTGGATCGGCAACTACCGCTTCACTGAGATCAAGCTGCATAACACCTGGAAGGATCCAGAAAAAATGCAAAGGACCCATGCAAATGTCATGGAGCTCCGAAACTCGAGAATGTACCAGCCTCTCACTCAAGACGAAATCACGATattcaaaagaaagaagagggtCAAGCGAAGAGCTTTCCTGTTCCTTATTTACATCCTCACTCACTTCATCTTTCTGGCTCTCTTGCTGAGCCTAGTCGCCGTCCTGCGCCCCACTGACAGCTTTTACTATAATCAGTTTATTCGGGACCAGTTCTCTGTGGATCTGGCAGGCGTGGCCAGGCTGGAAGACATCTATCAGTGGCTGAACAGGGTGCTGTTGCCTCTGCTCCACAATGACCCGAATCCCACATTTTTCCCTGACAGCTCCTCTAAAATCTTTGGTCTGCCACTGATGAGGCAGCTGAGGGCACAACCTGGAGAGATAACGTGTATGCCGGCCAAGAAATTTGTGGAAGGCAGCCTCAAACGAGAGATTCGCTGTCACCCCGAATATGGCATTGACCCAGAAGACACAAAAAACTACTCTGGGTCATGGAATAGGGTTAGTAAGCGGGACACTGACCAGACGGCCGGAGGGTTTACTTACAGGCCTCCAGAGAAGAGGTGGGCGTACTCTTCCTATGGGCTGCTGCACACCTATGGCTCAGGAGGATACGCCTTCTATTTTTTCCCAGCAGAGCAGCAGTTTAATTCCACACTGAGGCTCAGCAAGCTCCAGAAAGGCCACTGGCTGGATGAGAAGACCTGGTCTGTGATAGTGGAACTGACCACCTTCAATCCAGACATCAGTCTCCTCTGCAGCGTCTCGGTCATCTTCGAGGTCTCTCAGTTAGGTGTTGTGAACACGAGCCTGCATGCGCACTCCTTCTCGCTCGCTCATTTCAACAGAAAATACTCAGCCGACTCAGCAGAAAACTACCTGTACTTGgccatcttcattttcttccttgccTACACTGTTGACGAGGTTTATGTAATCACACAAGAAAGGACTGCCTACGTGCAAAGTGTATATAATTTGCTCAACTTTGCTCTAAAATGCATCTTTACCTTGTGGATCGTGCTCTTTTTCAGGAAGCACTTCTTGGCCATCGGTGTAGTTCGGGCTTACCTGTCAAATCCCGAGGATTTCATTCCCTTTCACGCAGTGGCTCAAGTGGATTACACCATGAGGGTGATTctgggtttcctggtgtttctgACGATCCTGAAGACGCTCCGGTATTCCAGGGTCTTTTACGATGTGCGTCTGGCTCAGAGGGCCATCCAGATTGCCCTTGCTGGCATCTGCCACATGGCATTGGTGGTGTCCGTGTATTTCTTTGTCTTCATGGCATTCGGGTACTTGGTGTTCGGGCAGCATGAGTGGAACTACAGTGACATGATCCACGCCACCCAGACCATATTTTCCTACTGTGTCTCAGCTTTTAAGAACACGGAATTTTTCAATAACCGGGTTCTCGGGGTCCTCTTCCTCTCATGTTTCTTGCTGGTGATGATATGCATATTGATCAACTTATTTCGTGCTGTGATTCTGTCTGCCTACGAGGAAATGAAGCAGCCTGTGTATGAGGAGCCCTCAGAAGAGGCGGAAGCCATGACTTATCTGTGTCACCGGCTGAGATCTGCTTTTTGCTGCCTGTGCTTCAAACCCAGGGCGGAAGACGAACCCAGGTTCTTCATCAACATGGTGTACGGGCAGCCGGAGAAGAAGAGCCGCCGCTACCTGGGGCTGAAGACCAGAAACATCAATGGGAAGAAAATGGTTTACCTCGTCGTGTGA